The following coding sequences lie in one Pseudarthrobacter phenanthrenivorans Sphe3 genomic window:
- a CDS encoding tRNA pseudouridine synthase A — MNDQKPAAPVLGGGGFLRVRLDLSYDGGPFSGWALQPGLRTVQGVLEEALHLLVRRPVRVTVAGRTDAGVHARGQVVHLDLTEAEWLGLPRGHELDPAVAMLRRIRGALSRILGDLTGAVEVHRIILAPPGFDARFSALWRRYSYRIADGPALWDPLGRYSTLWHKNPLDVDLLNEGASKLLGLQNFLSFCKPREGATTIRELQRFEFTRAEDGVIVATVQADAFCHNMVRALIGSALYVGEGVEEPGWLYERLLAQKRDAKSVLAAPHPLVLEEVAYPSDDELLARAERTRALRN, encoded by the coding sequence ATGAACGACCAAAAACCCGCGGCCCCCGTTTTGGGGGGCGGCGGGTTTTTGCGTGTCCGGCTTGATCTTTCGTACGACGGCGGCCCCTTCAGCGGGTGGGCACTGCAGCCGGGCCTGAGGACAGTCCAGGGCGTCCTGGAGGAGGCCCTGCACCTCCTGGTGCGGCGTCCGGTGCGCGTGACGGTGGCCGGCAGGACGGACGCGGGCGTCCACGCCCGTGGCCAGGTGGTGCACCTTGACCTGACCGAAGCCGAGTGGCTGGGACTGCCGCGGGGGCACGAACTGGATCCCGCCGTCGCCATGCTGCGCAGGATCCGCGGCGCCCTGAGCCGTATCCTCGGGGACCTCACCGGGGCGGTGGAGGTCCATCGGATCATCCTGGCCCCGCCCGGCTTCGACGCACGGTTTTCGGCCCTCTGGCGGCGTTACAGCTACCGCATTGCGGACGGCCCTGCGCTCTGGGACCCGCTGGGCCGGTACTCAACCCTCTGGCACAAGAACCCGCTGGACGTTGACCTGCTGAACGAGGGAGCGTCCAAGCTCCTGGGGCTGCAGAACTTCCTGTCATTCTGCAAGCCGCGGGAAGGGGCCACCACCATACGGGAACTGCAGCGCTTCGAGTTCACCCGGGCGGAGGACGGTGTCATTGTGGCCACAGTCCAGGCGGACGCGTTCTGCCACAACATGGTCCGTGCCCTGATCGGTTCCGCCCTGTACGTGGGCGAGGGCGTGGAAGAACCGGGCTGGCTGTATGAGCGGCTGCTGGCGCAGAAGCGGGACGCAAAATCCGTGCTGGCCGCACCGCATCCGCTGGTGCTGGAAGAGGTCGCCTACCCGTCCGACGACGAGCTGCTGGCCCGTGCCGAACGTACCAGGGCCCTGCGGAACTAG
- the rplQ gene encoding 50S ribosomal protein L17 gives MPTPTKGPRLGGGPAHERLMLANLAASLFEHKRITTTVTKAKRLKPYAERLVTFAKRGDLASRRRVLGLISNKGVVHELFTDIAQAVENRDGGYTRITKIGNRKGDNAPMAVIELVLEPVSAKQAVVAEATQAAAKAAPAAEEAPEAEETTEAPAADEAATEEAPAAEAATEEAPAAEEAAEAPAAEEKDAK, from the coding sequence ATGCCTACCCCCACTAAGGGTCCGCGCCTCGGAGGCGGCCCGGCTCACGAGCGCCTCATGCTCGCGAACCTGGCAGCATCCCTGTTCGAGCACAAGCGGATCACCACCACGGTCACCAAGGCCAAGCGCCTGAAGCCGTACGCAGAGCGCCTGGTCACCTTCGCCAAGCGTGGCGACCTCGCTTCCCGCCGCCGGGTCCTCGGCCTGATCAGCAACAAGGGCGTCGTCCACGAGCTGTTCACCGACATCGCCCAGGCTGTGGAGAACCGCGACGGCGGCTACACCCGCATCACCAAGATCGGCAACCGCAAGGGCGACAACGCTCCCATGGCTGTCATCGAGCTGGTCCTCGAGCCCGTTTCCGCCAAGCAGGCCGTAGTCGCTGAGGCTACCCAGGCTGCTGCCAAGGCTGCTCCGGCTGCCGAGGAAGCTCCTGAGGCTGAGGAAACCACCGAGGCTCCCGCCGCTGACGAAGCTGCAACCGAAGAGGCTCCGGCCGCTGAGGCTGCAACCGAAGAGGCTCCGGCCGCTGAGGAAGCTGCTGAAGCGCCCGCTGCCGAGGAGAAGGACGCGAAGTAA
- a CDS encoding DNA-directed RNA polymerase subunit alpha, translated as MLIAQRPTLSEEVVSENRSRFIIEPLEPGFGYTLGNSLRRTLLSSIPGAAVTSIRIDGVLHEFTTVPGVKEDVTEIILNIKSLSVSSEHDEPVVAYLRKQGPGVVTAADIAPPAGVEFHNPDLHIATLNSKGKFELELTIERGRGYVSAAQNKSGDAEIGRIPVDSIYSPVLKVTFRVEATRVEQRTDFDKLIVDVETKQAIAPRDAVASAGTTLVELFGLARELNTAAEGIEIGPSPTDAALAADMALPIEDLDLTVRSYNCLKREGIHTVGELVARSEADLMDIRNFGAKSIDEVKAKLVELGLSLKDSPPGFDLAARAAAIEEDDAAFGDDEL; from the coding sequence GTGCTCATTGCACAGCGCCCCACCCTCTCCGAAGAGGTAGTCTCCGAAAACCGTTCGCGTTTCATCATTGAACCGCTGGAACCGGGCTTCGGCTACACCCTCGGAAACTCCCTCCGCCGTACCCTGCTCTCCTCCATCCCCGGTGCTGCCGTAACCAGCATCCGGATCGATGGCGTGCTGCACGAGTTCACCACGGTTCCGGGTGTCAAGGAAGATGTCACTGAGATCATCCTGAACATCAAGAGCCTCTCGGTTTCCTCTGAGCACGATGAGCCGGTTGTTGCCTACCTGCGCAAGCAGGGCCCCGGAGTCGTCACCGCCGCGGACATCGCTCCGCCGGCCGGCGTCGAATTCCACAACCCGGATCTGCACATTGCCACGCTGAACTCGAAGGGCAAGTTCGAACTCGAACTGACCATCGAGCGCGGCCGCGGCTACGTTTCGGCAGCTCAGAACAAGTCCGGCGATGCAGAGATCGGCCGTATCCCAGTCGACTCCATCTACTCGCCGGTGCTGAAGGTTACTTTCCGCGTGGAAGCAACCCGTGTTGAGCAGCGCACCGACTTCGACAAGCTGATTGTCGACGTCGAGACCAAGCAGGCCATCGCCCCGCGCGATGCCGTCGCTTCCGCAGGCACCACCCTGGTGGAGCTCTTCGGTCTGGCACGTGAGCTGAACACCGCAGCTGAAGGTATCGAGATCGGCCCGTCGCCCACCGACGCTGCCCTGGCAGCCGACATGGCACTGCCGATCGAGGATCTGGACCTCACCGTCCGTTCCTACAACTGCCTCAAGCGTGAGGGCATCCACACCGTGGGTGAACTCGTTGCCCGCTCCGAGGCTGACCTGATGGACATCCGCAACTTCGGTGCCAAGTCCATTGACGAGGTCAAGGCAAAGCTGGTTGAACTGGGCCTGTCCCTCAAGGACTCGCCTCCCGGTTTTGACCTCGCAGCACGCGCCGCAGCAATCGAAGAGGACGACGCCGCCTTCGGCGACGACGAACTCTAA